From a single Lonchura striata isolate bLonStr1 chromosome 13, bLonStr1.mat, whole genome shotgun sequence genomic region:
- the LOC144247037 gene encoding C-signal-like, whose product MAALARSVLVTGSSRGIGLELVRQLAASPRPPQHIFATCRDPKGPRGKALQELATQHSSIKLVQLDTVNLPSIQRAMQAVGYHLKDQGLNLLINNAGISSHATLCSLDSQEMLNVFVTNVVGPLQVVKEFLPLLEQAAKAGKEGLSCSRAAVINISSKLGSIGLCLHVPEAPMYPYRASKAAQNMVTRCLAAELQDKGILCMAIHPGWVKTDMGKEEAPLTVEQSVSGILTVLASVSQDTSGAFLDWEGNSLPW is encoded by the exons ATGGCAGCGCTGGCTCGGAGCGTCCTGGTGACAGGGTCCAGCCGGGGCATCGGGCTGGAGCTGGTGCGGCAGCTCGCTGccagcccccggcccccccaGCACATCTTTGCCACCTGCCGCGACCCCAAAGGTCCAAGAGGGAAG GCCCTGCAAGAATTAGCTACCCAGCACTCCAGCATCAAACTGGTCCAGCTAG ACACAGTGAATTTGCCCAGCATCCAAAGGGCCATGCAGGCTGTGGGGTATCATCTGAAGGACCAGGGCTTGAACCTGCTCATCAACAATGCAGGCATCAGCTCCCACGCCACACTTTGCTCCCTGGACTCTCAGGAGATGCTCAATGTGTTTGTCACTAATGTGGTTGGGCCACTCCAGGTTGTCAAG GAATTTCTGCCACtcctggagcaggcagcaaaggcaggaaaggagggtctgagctgcagcagggctgctgtCATCAACATCTCCTCCAAACTGGGCTCCATCGGGCTGTGCCTCCACGTCCCAGAGGCTCCCATGTACCCGTACCGGGCCAGCAAG GCTGCCCAGAACATGGTGACGAGGTGCTTGGCTGCAGAACTCCAGGACAAGGGGATCTTGTGCATGGCCATCCATCCTGGCTGGGTGAAGACTGACATGGGCAAAGAGGAG GCACCGCTGACAGTGGAGCAAAGCGTGAGTGGCATCCTGACCGTGCTGGCCAGCGTCTCACAGGACACCTCTGGAGCCTTCCTCGACTGGGAAGGGAACAGCCTGCCCTGGTGA